Below is a window of Sus scrofa isolate TJ Tabasco breed Duroc chromosome 3, Sscrofa11.1, whole genome shotgun sequence DNA.
cctgAATTTGTATCTTCTCTCTATCCATCTTTCTATGTTAAGAGCATATAGTTTACACATTAAaactaaacaattaaaaatacatataatttagaAATACAGGACACACTACAATCTGCCTTTACACttaatttataataaactttTCACATCATTAAAATAGTCTACataattttaatggctgcatatcATTTCATCATATAAGTGAATGTAATCAGTCTAGTaatatttgacatttaaaatgtttccccattttttgctattacaaatgaTAGCTTTagccaaattctttatttttattttactttatggctgcacccatggcatatggaaattcctgggccaggggctgaatctgagctacagctgcaaactgtgccacagctgcagcaatgccagatccttaacccactgtgccaggccagggattgaaactgcacctccacagtgactggagctgctgcagtcacattcttaacccgctgcaccatggcaggaactcctggccacattctttttttttgtttgtttgttttttgttgttgttgttgttgttgctctttcttgggccgctcccgcggcatatggaggttcccaggctaggggttgaatcggagctgcagccaccggcctacgccagagccacagcaacgcagaatccaagcggcgtctgcaacctacaccacagctcacggcaacgccggatcgttaacccactgagcaagggcagggaccgaacccgcaacctcatggtttctagtcggattagttaaccactgcgccacgacgggaactccctggccacaTTCTTAATCATTTCTTTGGGATAAGTTTCTAGATATTTAATTGCTGCAATAATGTCacattattgaatttttttaatgtgacagaATTTGTAATAACCACTTTATTTATAGCATCTGATTTATATCAGCACTGCTATTTTGCCCCTTTTATAGATGGGACATGAAGGCCAAGCTAGAGGAGGCAGATCTGGCTGAGTGGACAGGCTCTGTGCTGCAGTCTCAAACCCCATCTGCTCTTCCCAGGATGGGCTCCAGCTCTGAGCTGCCCCACATCTGTGGTTCCCCCTTGGTAAACAGGCACAATCACCCCAACTCCTTTTGGCACTGTGAGCACGAAATAAGGTAGTATTTGCAAAGTGCTTGGAGTCATGCGCTTAGTACAGGATCGTGAGTATCAGTGATTGTCGGTGTCGAGCTAGAGCAGTTTCATTGGCACTCGTGTTTGGCAGTGTATTTGTTTATGAATTCTATTCTGCTTTtatagtttgaatttttttctagtattattttacttaaattacTTTACTCCCTCCCTTTAAAATGTATGAAGGTTTTAGCAAATGAGTTAATTGtattgaaagaaaatacaaagctCTCCTGaaaccactgtggctcagcagggtaagaacctgacatagtgtctgtgaggatgtgagtttgaaccctggccttgctcagtgggttaaggatctggctttgccacaagctgcggcataggtcacagatgtgccactgatctggtgtttctgtggctctggcataggtcggcagctgcagctccaattcggcccctatcctgggaacttacatatgctgcagatgtggccctaaaaaagaaagaaggaggagttcctgtcgtggcgctcggaaatgaatctgactaggaaccatgaggttgcaggttcaatccctggcctcactcagtgggttaaggatctggcgttgccgtgagctgtggtgtaggtcgcagacgcggctcagatctggtgttgctgtggctctggtgtaggccgatagctacagctccgattagacccctagctgggaacctccatatgctgcaggtgggccctaaaaagacaaaaagacaaaaaaatttaaaaaaattttttaaaagaaagaaagaaaaaaaacccaaaaagcaaaaaacagcttCCCTGAAACTGGATACCATACCAACATTTACACCAAAAATGTGCCCAGTAgccttattaaaaagaaattgtgtatgaacacatgaaaagatgtcagCTTCACTACTAATCAAAGAAACTCAAGTTCAAAAGGTGCTAGGTGCAGTACCCAGTGCTGGCCAGGGTTTGGAGCACAGAGGTATGCTTAAACACTCTTGTCAAACAGAGGCTAGGATATCCTTTCCCTGGCAATTTGGGAAAAAGTATCAAAATGTAAAGTGCaaactatttaatttatttcGCTTCTAAGGGGTCCAGGAGGAAATAAACAAGAGCCAAGTGCTGTATAAGCAGGATGTTCCTCGCAACACTGTTTCTAGTAGCAAAGCATTTGAAACTTTGCAACTACAGGCCGGTGTTGGGGGAATGTTGCCAGAATGTGGGGCTCAGTTCCCCTTACTCGCCAGGAGCACCTATTCTGCAGCATCTCTGAGGGCTGGAGAGTTCCCCAAGGAAGTtagaggagggatgggggagcAGACTCTGGCAGTGACATCCCCTTGGTCACCTCCAGTTCCGAGACTCTGTTCTTCCTCTGCTCTTCCTGTCTCCTGAGAGGTCCTAAAAGTCACCAGAACAAGTATCCCCACTTTAGGCTCTGCTTCTAagactcagtcattaaaagggatccttggagttcctgcggtggcttGGTGGTagcagacctgactagtatccacgaggatgtgtgttcattccctggccttgctcagtggtttaaggatccgaccttgacatgagctgtggtgtaggttgcagatgcatcttggatccctagctgctgtggctgtggtgcagactggcagctgcagctccagttgggcccccagcctgggaacctccatatgccagaggtagagccctaaaaagcaaaagcaaaaaaaagtgatCATGAAAATATTCACTGAACTGAGAAGATATTCACAGGATATGAAGTGGATGGAGAATACTCATTTTTATATAAGCCtaatgaacctttttttttaagtccagaaGAACAGATATCAATTATATACTCTATATGAACTAATATATTATGGATCTTTAAAGATGTGGTAAGAGTATTGTGGCTATAATAGGAGAGGCCCTTATTTTTGGGAGATTCACGCTGAAAGGTAGAGTGACTCACTGCAACTCTCATTTTCAGTTTTccaaaacgtgtgtgtgtgtacgtacacacaaggcagcagggtgggggagggaaagtgAGCCAAGTGCATGCCAACAGCTGTTGAATCTAGAGCAGGGAATGTGGAGTGTGCTGTTAGTCTTTCAATTTTATAATAGgtttaaatttattccaaagtaGAAGTTGGGGGAAATGTACTTTCTGGGTAATAAGATTACTGCAATTTCGGTAACATCAGGAATTGTGAGTTGTCTCTGAGTTTTTGATTCTTGTAGTCAAGTAACTTGTGTGCTGTATCTGTAATGCCGATGCTGTCTGCGACAAAGCTTGTGCCACCACTGGGTCAACACTAACCTCTGGGGGCACTGTACATTCTCTGGGTACTGGCTTGTCCACCCAAGGGGGCCACATGCGACTCCTGTTCCTGGTGTGTACACTTAGTTTGCTTTCAGATCTGTCAGCCTGGTAGACTTGGCTCAGCTGGACCTTGGTTCTGCTAGTTTTACTAATAAACTCTCCGTATGAGCACACCCTTGATTCAGCTCTTCCATTTACGGGGACCTGGCCCAAAAGAATTACTGCTGGCAAACAACTACAACGATCTCAAAGGCCGAAAATGGAGGACTGACTGCAGAGTCTTGGGCAATCACTGAAAACAGTGTGGCAGGAATCTGCCGAAATACATGGAGACAGTCACGATACACAGTGAGAAAAGGCTAGGAAAGTGTGTGGTATGAATAACTTCTATTTAAAAGATCACAATTACATGCATAGATTTGGAAGAATGTACACCAAATGCttagctttgtctctgggtgtatGAAATTTggggtgttcttttttttggcttatgcATATTTTCTGACTTCTATCATAAACAGGTATTgcttaagcatttttaaaaagaagtgttaTTACAAGATAAAAGGAGTTATAATAGCATGACATTTTATAAACAAATCCAATTATAACACTTCTTCATAATAAACTACGTATGTGGGGGTTTCATAATAACTAAAtgtttgaagttttaaaatacatatacttaAAAGATGCAGCCTGCACTGTGGCCAAGACTTCAGGTTTTGGTCTTGGGCTAGCTGGGTGACATCTTGGCTTTGCTACTCAGCTTGAGTGACTGTAGAGCCAGGCTAGCTATGTCTCCATCTGTGTAACAGGAATGGGAATGATAACACCAACCTAAGAGCTTTGATGAGGATTAAATAACACACAGAAAGCTCCTGGCACAGTGCCTCATAGTACtaagtgctcagtgaatgttAGGAGCCAGCAGGTGGCTTCCGCTCACTCCGATAGCTGTGCTGTGCATCTCACCCAGCTTTTCGTCAGAGAAGAGAGCAAGTGAGAGCCAGAGCACTCCCAGGCCACCCAAATTCCCTGAAGCCTCCTTATCATTGGGTGGGAGGTACACCTGCTGATGATTAACTCTGTTAATAGAGCACAGTGCTCATGAGGTGCCAGGTCAAAGACCAAGGTCTGAGGCCCCTTGGCGAGGAACTGTCCCTTCTAACCACTACTGGGGGGAAAACAATACTTTTAGGCCACATAAAAGACAGCATATTTATTTGAGAAACAATAGTTTCAAAGTTTTCTCTCCAAATCAGAATCTATGGGCCAGAATAAGTAAAGGAGTGAGGTCATCATTAATTACTCCCTAAGTAACACTTTTAATTGTGTGGAGCAGTGGTTTTCCATGATAAGAATCACTTGGAGTGCTGGATATCAATTCCATTAATTCATACATTGGGCCTGGGATGGGCCAGTaacttggaaatttttatttttacaaatatctCCGGATAATTTTCATGATTAAGCAAATTTGGGAAGCACCGATGAATCGTGCTAATCCACTTCCTTTGCAGATTTTAGTCTCCAAAACCCAGTCCCAGAGTGATCCACTGAACCAATCCAGATTTAGCAAAGGAAAAGTCTTCTGAACATTTGGCCCGTTGTTTCCGAGAAGGCActatttctcatttccatttctgGCCCAGCTCTTCTAGATCAGGTTTTTTTGGACAGTCCATCTTCCTCGAGTTGAAACACTGTAGtccaatcattttttttaattggcttctTATTAAAGGATTGTCACGTTTAATTAAACTTTGCTTGCTTTTGTCTTATTCCCTTGGATCATGTGTTAAGAAGTTAGGGTGCTTTGTACAGACTCAATATTCTGGCCTTTCCACCTTAAATCTCATACTGACGACCCCGTGTATGCCAGCATGGATCTCATCGTTTTCTTTAACTGGACCCACTCCCTTTGGCGTCCCGGTCAAGATAATATCTCCTTTTTCCAAGGTCATTATCTTCGAAACGTAGCTGATGATGTAGGGGATGGAAAAAATCATGGAGGATGTCTCACCCTCCTGCCGGAGTTCGCCGTTGACCTTGAGCCAGAGCTTCAGGTTGTGAGGGTCAGGGATCTTCTCCTTGGGTACGAACGCACTGACCGGGCAGGAGGCCGTGAAGCTCTTGGCCAGAGTCCAGGGCAGCCCCTTCTTCTTGCACTCGTCCTGCACGTCCCTGGAAGTCATGTCCAGGCAGAGAGCATAGCCGGCCACGTAGTCCATGGCCGCGACCTCCGAGACGGCGCGGCAGCGCTGGCCCATCACCACGCCCAGCTCGAGCTCGTGGTGCAGGTTACGGCTGTAGGAGGGTATGAGGACCGGCGAGCCCTCGGGGGCGTAGGCGGTGGACGGTTTCAGGAAGAGCACCGGCTCGCTCAGCACCGTACTCTGCATCTCCTTGACGTGGTCCGCGTAGTTTCTGCCCACGCACACGATGTTCTTTCCCCACTCCCAGAAGCGGGACAGCGGCCTGGCGGCAGCCATGTTCCCTACCCGGCGCCCCGGGGTCACGTGGACTCCGCCTGGCCGGACGCCTACGGTTACCCGGAGAGGACCGGAGAGGACCAACGGCCTCGGAGCGCTGGCCCCACACCCCCCGACTCCCGGGGTCCGGGAGTCGCGCTCGTCCTCTCGGGAGCCGCTACCCAGTGGCTGCCTCAGGACTGCTCGGCCTCGGGACGCGGCCTGGTCTCGGGACAGAGGCGGAGGTGCGGCGGTAGCCACCTCGCAAGTCGCCCTCAGGTCCCGGCGGCCCGGCGCAGGGCTGGCACAGGTGCGGACGCGAGCGCTGATTGGCCGGGGACTGGGGCGGGATCGGGCGCTGATTGGTCAGAGGGCGGAGCGGGCGGGGGGCACGGATGTGGAAGCGAGCGCTGATTGGCCGCGGTGTGCCGACGCCAGTGTATACAGCCCGCTGGCCCCCGCCCGCAGCCCACCCGCCGCCCGGGTCATGGTGCTGGGCCGCGGGCTGCTCGGCCGTCGGAGCCTTGCTGCGCTGGGAGGTACCTGCGCCCGTCGCGGCTTGGGTAGGTGGGGCGGGGCCGGCGCGGGGTCGGATAGGCCCTGACGCCAAGGGGCTGGCCTGACGGCCGGGGCCGCGGGGACAGGCCCGCGGGTCCTGGCCGGCGTCGTAGACGGGGTAACGGCGGTTAGGCCGGCGGTGCTCCCTGAGGCGTTCCAGCCCTGGGGCCGCTCAGGTGAGGCGGCTGGGAGCCGCCGGGCCGCCGCTGCTgatgctggttttttgttttgttttgttttaattgacgCAGGATCCTAACCCCTCGCTGACGTCGGCAGGCGAGGTGTTGGGGTCCAGCAAAGGCTACACAGCAGTCGAGTCAGGCTTTGGGAGGGCTGAAGGCAGAGACTGGGGTCCCTTGTCAGCTGGGGGTTGCTGAAGGATTTGTGCTAGGTAAGGAAATGTGTGTTGCAGGAAGCTCGGGAGCCCCGTCTTAGGACCCTTGCCTCCCCGTGGTCTGCCTGGCAGCCAGCGTGCGCCCTCCTTTTCCTTGATTGCGGCGGTTTGGGGCTTTTGCAAGCACGTCCATCCCCCGCCGCATACAGACCCCATGTTTCTAATGCCCCAGGTGATGGAACGGTGCCTAATGCCCCGCAGAATGCTGTGTATATTCTCCGCAAAGTGAATCACAGCTTTTCGCGTGAGCTTGGCGTGGCAAGAAAAGCCTGGGGCACAAGATTCTAAAGTGAAGGCAAAAGGCAGAACTGGCTTCTTGAGCTGTTGGAGCCTTGCCTTTGCTGGGTCTCCTGTCTATAACGAGGCGTTGGACGCCCTGACCTCCAGGGGCCTGCTCTTCCAGGTGTTCAGATTTAGCTTTCACTGTTAGCTCTTGTTTTGTTGGAATATTTTGACCGTGATTTTGAAATCTCCTTTATTTCCTGATATCTTATCTGGTGATGGAGCAATAGGGGCAGTAGGTTAAGCTGAGTCTTTGGAGCTGGTTAGCAGTTAGCTTCGTGACCACAGAGCTCTTGGTACCAAGATGGAGCAAGCGGGAAGCCGTCCTTGGTGGTTTTCAGATCTCACTGAGAGCAGTCAAGGTTCCGGAGTGGGTGATGTGTCACCGTTACCAAGGAAAGAGCTGGGTTTTTTCTGTTTAGGGAGCTCATGAAAGTGTCTGACATggaggttccattgtggctcagtggcaacgaacccagctagtattcatgaggatgtgggttcaatccctggcctcgctcagtggattcaggatccagccaagagctgtggtgtaggtcgaagacgtggttctgatctggcgtggctgtggctggcagctgcagctcagatttgacccctagcctgggaacttccatatgccacacctgcagccctcaCAAGCCGAAAAGTGTCAAATCTAAGAGTTTCAGTGTTGGGAGTCAGGCAGATAGTGTGAGCAGGACTGCAGGGAATTGGCGACAGTGTGGCTGCCTCACTCTGAGGGGTCCCCGGCCCTTGAAGCTGTAAAGACCTCTCTCCCAGTTCAAGAAAAAGCAAACTGCATGTGTCTCAAGACTTGGCCTTGACGATGCTCAGTAGTCCTCCTGAGGCGTGGATGGTACGCCCTGGGGCTCAGAGGAGGTGGCATCACAGAAACCTGATCATACAAAAATGTTTGTCTTCCTGAGCATGAGGAGAAAGGCCTGGAAAAAGTCTAGCTGGGTGTTAGAGAAAAGGAGCAATTGACTACCCCTGTGTGATCCTTAATGCTACAGTTAAGGTAGGTCCCTGCCAGGCGCataagcttggatcctgcatcagACGGCCCCTGTAGACGTGGTCTGTCAGTCAGTCAATGTCGCTTGCTCTCtcaatccccccccttttttttttttttagagaggcCCCCATCCCAGCACCTACTCTGGAACCTCATGGCTGTCTTCTGTTactttttgcaggttttttttttttttttcttctccccccccacagccacacctgcagcctatggaagttcgtaggctaagggtcagattggagctgcagctgaggccacagcaacaccagacccttaacccgctgagtgaggccagggattgaactcgcatcctcacagagacatcattgggtccttaacccgcctagccacaatgggagctcccttttTGCAGTTTTAATACCTTTCACGCTAAGACTTAAAGTGTAATTGGGGCCTTTGTGCATTTTCAGATTGACTAGGAGTTGCATTGTTGAAAATACCTTGCCGCCTGTCTACTGGTTGCTCAGCCTGCCCCGCAGCCTTCTTTGGTTCAGTGGGATGGTGATTCTGTGTCCTGAATACGTGAATCTAGAACGATGGTGGCCACTGCTCCCATTTCTCAGGCTCTGGGcagattttcatttcaatttcacCCAAATTCCCATTCACAACCGTGATGCCGGAGCTGCTGGGGCCAGGGCTTGCTTGGAGGTCTGGGCCCAGCGCAGCCTCGTGGGCGCCCTCACTGGAACCACTTGGTTTTCAGGTCCAGCCCTGCTGGGACTCCTTCTCCATCACACAGACTCCAGGAAGAGCTTGACCGTGGAACAGGGCGCCATGAAGGTTGAATCGCTGCCTGCTCTGACCGACAATTACATGTACCTGGTCATTGATGATGACACCAAGGAGGCCGCCATTGTGGACCCAGTGCAGCCCCAGAAGGTGGGTGTTGTGGCCCGAGCTCCGCTTCATCTCCTGATGAGTTTGATAACCATGGAGCCCCTGGGACTTGGCCGAAGCTAAATGGAAACGAACCCATTTGGTTTTTGAAAAACAAACGAGCATCCAGTCCCTCTGTTATCAGGACGAAGGGCCAGCGAGAGGGGTGGCGGCACCCAGAGGCTTTGGTGTGGAGAGGAGCGGGCTTCTGTCCGTAGATACCCTGGGCGCAGAGGAGGGGCCCTCTCTGCCCTGTCTTCCTGCAGGCCTTCCGGCCGGCCGCGGCCTCTAGGGGTGGCAGTGTCGGCCGGAGGGGCTTGGAAGGGTCCTGGGTGGGGCTGAACtaccaagggggtggggagaaggcctCCCTGTCCCCCTGCTCTCCTGGAGTCCCGGCAAGTCGGCCGACGCCCCCGGGCGCCCGCACCTGCAGGCCGCTGAGCCACTGTTGGGGGTGTGACTGTGGCCTGTGTCCGCCTCCCGTTTGGTTGCAGGTTGTAGAAACGGTGAGAAAGCACGGGGTAAAGCTGACCACGGTGCTCACCACCCACCACCACTGGTAAGTGCTCCGGAGGCCGGGCTGTTCCCGGGCCAGCACTGCCGCCGGGGAGGGTGGGTACCCCCGCCCGGTCCACCCCAGCGGTGTTCCGACAAGGTCTCTGGCTGCTGCCCGGTGTCTCCCAGGCCTGCGGGCGTGGGGGCTCTGAGGGGAGAGGCTcaggctgtggggctgtggcCGCGGGAGGGCCTCCAGCAGCATCTCTGAAAGCTCTTGGGCTCATATGATGGGAAATTGGCCTCGGGTACTGGGACATAAACTAGCTTAGACATTGGTTATTAgtattgctttttttatggccacactcgtggcacatggaggttcccgggttgaatccaagctgcagctgcgatctttgtgtcacagctgcggcaacgctggatccttttgcccattgtgctgggccagtgatggaacctgtgtctctgccgttggtcttaacccactgtgccacagcgggaactcttagacgctgattttttttttttttttttttttttttgtcttttgtcttttgttgttgttgtggttgctatttcttgggccgctcccgcggcatatggaggttcccaggctaggggtcgaattggagctgtagccaccagcctacgccagagccacagcaacgcgggatccgagccgcgtctgcaacctacaccacagctcacggcagcgccggatcattaacccactgagcaaggccaggggttgaacccaccacctcatggttcctagtcgctgatgtttttaaaaatcaagtagtcacggagttcctgtcgtggcgcagttgttaacgaatccgactaggaaccatgaggtggtgggttcaacccctggccttgctcagtgggttaacgatccggcgctgccgtgagctgtggtgtaggttgcagatgtggctcggatcccgcgttgctgtggctctggcgtaggccggtggctgcagctctgattagacccccagcctgggaacctccatatgccgcgcgcgcgtgggagcagcccaagaaatagcaaaaaaagacaaataaataaataagaaataaaaaaataaaaatcaagcagtcgcatttggagaggttgtgtgtTTTGATATTTGAAAGCTAACAGATGGAAGAAGCTCTGATGTTTGGGTTTTAGGACTAGAGTTGCCTGCTCACGGCCCTTTTGGGTTTTTGAGACTTTGGAGGCTTTTTAGAGCTAGGAAAATGTGTTAagctctgaattttcttttccgAATAACTGCCCAAGGGCAGCCAGTGTCTTTGAACCTATTCCTGTGGCTTCTCGCTGAGCGTGGCGTGTCCACAGGTACGGGGCGGCCCCTCAGCTTGTGTGTGTGGGAGTGTCACGTTGATGGCTTGGCCAAAGCTTGTTAAATTTGGAAACTCATTGGCTCatgtaactgagtcactgagAATCTTCGGGCCTGTTCAGCCCCTGGCATCAGGTGTTACTTTCTGACCCAATTAGGGAGGTGGACCTACAGCAGCGACAGCGCAGCAGAGAAGGAAACCCACCCGCTGGGCCCAGGGCCGGTGCCTTCTCGGCCTCCCCAGCTTTTCACACTGGGGATCTCTCCTTTGCCGAGTGGCCCCCAGGGCAGAGGTTGCTCTTCCCACGTTGTGATGCTGTGTGGTTTAGGGTGCAGCAGAACACTAAAGAGGCCCCCAGCTGAGCTCCAGGGTATGGCCTGTGCCACCCTCCCGGCTTGGCACTTGGGCAGGTCGGGGTGAGCGCTGAGTCAGCCAAGCTGGCTGGGTGGCGAGCTTATCTCTGAGCCCAGCTGTTTGGGGGCTTGTTGGCAGAGCCCATGGGTGGGTGCGTAGTGAGGATCCGGGGTGCCCTGGCCACTGGGAAGCTTTCGCCTCGTCCCGCAAAGCCCGATCTCCTGGGCTTGGGACACTCCCAGCCCTGCTCCGAGCTCGGGACCCCGGCGGGCTTGGCTGGTGTGCTTCTCACCCACAAGGTGCACGCCTGGGGCTCTTCTGCTGACCGCCTTTCTGAAGCGCGGGCCAGGTGACCCGGGAAGCAAGGGCAGCTCCTGGGAATCCATCTGCGCTGGCCTGTCCCCAGAGGAGGAATCACCCTCTGTCAGCCGGGCATTGCTGTTTTAGAGAACAGCGCTGCCGTCTGCTCAGGGTCCCGACTGGGCTGAGTGCAGTCGCCTGGGGGCTGAAAACTCCTACCTCGCAGGGCTCCCCCAGGCCACTGCCCCAGGCCCACTCCCCCAGGCCCACTGCTTCAGGACGTGTGGGTGGGCGGCAGGCCCCGTGGGTCCACAGTGACTGATGCACTTGGCCTGGGAACCGTGGGTTAGCAAGTATCCAGGTGTTTGTGGTTTGGTTCCTCCTCTCCAGAAGCTtctgcagcagcagggcagggccATGGAAGTGCCTCTCTTGGCAGTGGGTGTCTGAGAATGTTCTTTGTAGTGGAGCCAAATGACAGCCGGGAAGCGAGGGTCCTGGGTTGGAAGATGCATTTCTGCTTCTGAGAAACGTAACtgggagaaagacaaattctgtttggggagttccctggtggcctcgtgggttaagggtatggcgttgtcattgctgtggcgcagggtccatccctggcgtTTGAGTACAGCCAAAACCAGAAAAACCCGCTGGGTCAGGGTTTCACCCCTTCGTACCAGCAGGAGCCCCAGCTCGCCTTTCCCCCCCACCGCAGGGACCACGCTGGTGGGAACGAGAAGCTGGTCAAGCTGGAGCCTGGGCTGAAGGTGTATGGGGGCGATGACCGGATCGGGGCTCTGACTCACAAGGTCACACACCTGTCCACACTGCAGGTGAGCAGCAAGCTGACAGAAGGGGTGCAGTTGTGGCCCTGTGGGACTCCAGGCCCTGTGAATGGGGCGGGAGGGTGCCTCCTCCTGGCTGTCCCTTCACTTACCCCAGGGACCGGGGGGCACTCGAGGGCCTGGCCGTGGAAACCGCCTAGCCTGCCAGTGGGTGGACAGGCCCTCGGGCTGCCTGGGCCCAGACAGTCCCCTTGTGAGAGCGTCACCAGTGCATC
It encodes the following:
- the HAGH gene encoding hydroxyacylglutathione hydrolase, mitochondrial isoform X4, whose product is MDLIVFFNWTHSLWRPGQDNISFFQGHYLRNVADDVGDGKNHGGCLTLLPEFAVDLEPELQVVRVRDLLLGYERTDRAGGREALGQSPGQPLLLALVLHVPGSHVQAESIAGHVVHGRDLRDGAAALAHHHAQLELVVQVTAVGGYEDRRALGGVGGGRFQEEHRLAQHRTLHLLDVVRVVSAHAHDVLSPLPEAGQRPGGSHVPYPAPRGHVDSAWPDAYGYPERTGEDQRPRSAGPTPPDSRGPGVALVLSGAATQWLPQDCSASGRGLVSGQRRRCGGSHLASRPQVPAARRRAGTGPALLGLLLHHTDSRKSLTVEQGAMKVESLPALTDNYMYLVIDDDTKEAAIVDPVQPQKVVETVRKHGVKLTTVLTTHHHWDHAGGNEKLVKLEPGLKVYGGDDRIGALTHKVTHLSTLQVGSLSVKCLSTPCHTSGHICYLVSKPGSSEPPAVFTGDTLFVAGCGKFYEGTADEMYKALLEVLGRLPPDTRVYCGHEYTVHNLKFARHVEPANTAIQEKLAWAKEKHSLGEPTVPSTIAEEFTYNPFMRVREKTVQQHVGETDPVTTMRAIRKEKDHFKVPRD